Genomic segment of Leishmania panamensis strain MHOM/PA/94/PSC-1 chromosome 20 sequence:
CGCGGAGGATGGCCTGGTACATATCtcggtgctggcgccgcttgCTGCGCATGACCGGGTCCTCGTTTAGGTCCTCTCCCTTCAAAAACGCAACTGCTTTGGATGCGGAGTCCACATACGTTCTCGCGCCTTCCCTTGCCTTGTAGGAGAGGTAAGCCGGGACCTTCTTGAGCTCCTTCACAAAGACGGCCAAGACACCGTAGTGCATTCGTGTGCGTCGGTACATGCTACTTGAAGTAATACTCCAacgggaaaggagaggaagctGCTCGGTGGGTTGGCAAATGTTGAGGATGCAGCGAAAAAGATACGACGGGCGTAGGACGGAAGGGCCCTGGTCGCAGCCGTGGTGTCGCGGATTGCGCGACACCAACACGATGGATGTTATCGGTTTACCTTTCAAAACAATAGAAGAgggtcgtctctctctctctctctgtgggggggggggattgGCACTAACGGTGTACTGGTGATTTGCATGGTTGTTAGCTTTTCTCTGTGGAAGGCAACGCTCGCCAGATCAATAGAATATTGAttgtgtgcgcacgtgtggcCACAAAGTTTATGTTGCCCACGGTCAAAAGAAGTCAAAGTTTCGACGATGCGGCAGGCACCTCAGCGGTGGGGAATAGGTGAGCGAAAGGGTcgggggaaggagaaaatgatgagcagcggaagcggcCAGGAAGTGGACGCGTCCGCAAatgcgagagggagagagagaccgatGTGATTCGGCCCAGAACACTGAAGAGGGGATGGGTACACGGGTATACAAAGATTGACGCTTTGCCCACCCGCTCTCATCAGTCATTGCGAGCAACTCCACTCTTACAAGCAAAAAAAGAGTGGTGGTGCGGGACTACCAAAGCGCAGTTGCCAACCAAGTGTCGGAGTGGAAAACACCCTATCTGCTGAAGTCTGTGTCGTATTTCAGAGACAGAGCGAGCTGAGCGAGGTGCGGTAGGATATTactttttgtttgcttctccttttcttccttaTCACCCCTCCCCGTAGGTGAGGTGCCACAGCGGTACTAAACACCTTTGACACCGTACATGGCAACGGGAGCAGTGATGCCTACATgcgtgaaaaaaaaaaagaaaggggaaagccgtgtgatggtggtgagagCAAATCAATAAATACACACGAGCAGAGCAATCGCCCGCGTACacggcaaacacacacgcacacacacaccgacaaaaaaaaagacggcAACGTGAGGAGAATGTCTACTGCGTGTGCCAGTGCCTTTTTGTTCGGATGGGTGTGAGGGTGGGTGTACGTGTTGGTAAGTTCCATAATGTACATGGTAGACTAGTGTCGCaggagaacagagaaagaggcgcatgtGCGCGGGTGTTGGGAGTGCAGTCGATATGTCCCTCCCATCCCCACACCCCTAGGATGGTGCGAGGACTCGCAAACGACGACCACACAGCACCATAGCTGTCGAGCGCGGGCACAGGTCCTTGGCCGAGGGCACCATCGCACATcaacgtacacacacacacactagcTCGACCACCAACACTTCCTTGGACATTCCCGCACTCAGTCTTCCTGCACAAGCACCTCGCTCTCCCACTGAATGAATTGGTGATCTCCTCCGCGGAAGAGCATGAGGGGTTTACGTTTCTCTTTCGTGACTGTGTGCTCCTCTTtcggtggctgctgttgccgtgcCGTGGCAGAACTACCCTCAGTGTTTTCCGTTGTCGAACCACACGTGGATATGACGTAGGACGCCAACCCTTTGCGCGGTGGAAtcggtggagggggggtacTTGCGGAGACACACGTGAGGGCGGACGCGCTAATTGCCGTGTGCAGTCGTGACCGCGTCGACGAAGGGGTCGCTTCGAACAAGTCGGCCGTTGGCGCCGCAACTCTTGTCGCAGCCGTAGGAGCGGCTAAACAGGAAGGGTGACGTTCAAGGTAGCCCACTACGGCGCCGACGGTGCTACTGCTCGCGCCGCCAATTATGGCGCCTGCCGCATACTGCCGCTCTCGtagctcctgctgcttgcgTGTCCAGATGCTGAGGTACGGCATCTTTGGCAATGCCGGCAAATTTGTCTTGAGCTCCGCGGCAGAgtacagcgctgctgccgaagaCGACGTGGCGCCACTATGATCTTCTCCATTCGTTTGCACCCTAACAGGGGCGACTCGCCTACTCGCGACGCTGCTTACTTGCTCCGGCACAGGCGTACGAAAGTCAAAGAAGGCGACTGTATCCGGTGcgtactgccgccgctccgcATCCGCTTGCCGCACCAGCGCCCGTGCGTAGGTCTCGTTAAAGTCCATGTAGGCATCGTGTTGCTCAACAAGTCGACGAAGACGCACAGAAAGAGCCTCATTCGTGTGATGTGCACTGCAGTGCAGTCGCCCTTCCTCGTCCAGTTTTTGAAGGAGTTGCACCACGGCAGCTGTGCGTGCCAGCTCCTCTCGCGAGGCGGCCGCCTCTTGCGGGTGCCTAGCGCAGAAGGCCTCGTGCTCATCAAGAGCCGAAATGACATGCGTGGTAGCCTTGGGGCAATGCATGGTGAGACGTTCGAGGAACGCGAGAAGGGTCGCTCGATCACACTCTTTCAGTTTTGCCCCGTatggagggggaaggggtgtCACATTCCTGGCGGCTGCCTGAGGTTCTCTGAGGATCGCACCAGCCTCGCTCGCCGCCCCAGACGAGAGCTGGAGTAACCACTGCTCTCGCAGCTGCCAGATTTCTTCGACCCCATCTTGCGCTTTCCGCAGCACCTCAGCCTGCTCCACTGCCTGCCGCTCCATGCGCGTCATGAACGCGCAGAGGCAGTTCTCTTTCTCGGTAGTGCGCGAGTCGTACTCCTTCAGGACATCTTTGTCAAAGCAGACCTCTGCGCTCTGCTCGATGAGTGCCTGAAGTGCTGCGTTCATGCTTCTCTCGCTGACCTCCATCCGTTCACGCAACTCCAGCGAGAGCTGCTTagcggcagccacagcgctCAGCGCTTCGATCTGTCCCTGTGCCACGGTGTTGCGAAGAACATCGTCGGCAAGCTTCAGTCGTGTGGCTTGCGAGTCTAGCACCACCTGCTGAGAGGCAATCGTGTGCTGATACCGCTGGTGTTGGGCCTGAATGCGATTCATGAGCTGTACAAAGCCCACACCAAGCGCGTCGAGCTGGGTCTGCAGGTCGCGCACGTACTGTGTGCGCTCTGGTTGTAGATTCCCCAGACTGCTGTCATCACGCTTGGCTTCCACGCGCTCCAGATCATCTTGGCGGGACTGCCAACGCGtcgagggtggggtgggtgaggaGCACTCAGTGCATCGAGCCGAGTCCTCCTCATTACGGCTGTGCGGCATCGGTAGCGGGCAGTCCGTCATGGACTGCGTCCCTAACGCACTGGCCGCCTGCATAGTGCCGTACATGCTAGACGTTGAGCCGCCGacgcttctctcctcgctgtcaGCGCCAATGCTGTCAAGGACGCTGTTGAAGAGGCGGCTAAGTCGCTCACGCTCATCGTGGTCCGCCTGTGAGATCTGAAACGCCAATGGATGGGGATCAGAAAGGACTACATCGAGGCCACATACCTCAGGCCTCGGGTTGCCGCGCACGTGCATGGTTGCCGATGCCGCGCTTCCGTTTCTCATCGCATGCTGACACAATTCTTTGGCGTCAGTGGGACCAAGAAACAGGTCTGGTTTCTCTGCCAATACGTTGGTGTCATTGCGAACACACGTGCCAGCGTCCGTGATACGCTGCACCAACTGCTCAATGCCACTCAGGGCACAGTAGGTCACTGTATGGGCGTGCTGTAGCTTCTGCTGGCACGTCAACTCCACTAGCTGAGTGTGGCCTAGTAGGCGCTTAATTTCGCGACTTTGTGGAGTGTACGATGCGTCCAGGAAGCTCTGCCAGATGGTTTGGTACTCTTCCGCCCA
This window contains:
- a CDS encoding hypothetical protein (TriTrypDB/GeneDB-style sysID: LpmP.20.1400) — protein: MMEPRSHSRSAKSTHSSTAPAANADRNKSQTTDAKLSSGVSAPASASGPRPASSSSRLRSSQRKGKRQVSSSFSPARVRGTNGSGSTVMEMSKITANSLASINHSLFTQAKLTSKQIRSRLLKEYLQAHSAGAHMIENQWAEEYQTIWQSFLDASYTPQSREIKRLLGHTQLVELTCQQKLQHAHTVTYCALSGIEQLVQRITDAGTCVRNDTNVLAEKPDLFLGPTDAKELCQHAMRNGSAASATMHVRGNPRPEVCGLDVVLSDPHPLAFQISQADHDERERLSRLFNSVLDSIGADSEERSVGGSTSSMYGTMQAASALGTQSMTDCPLPMPHSRNEEDSARCTECSSPTPPSTRWQSRQDDLERVEAKRDDSSLGNLQPERTQYVRDLQTQLDALGVGFVQLMNRIQAQHQRYQHTIASQQVVLDSQATRLKLADDVLRNTVAQGQIEALSAVAAAKQLSLELRERMEVSERSMNAALQALIEQSAEVCFDKDVLKEYDSRTTEKENCLCAFMTRMERQAVEQAEVLRKAQDGVEEIWQLREQWLLQLSSGAASEAGAILREPQAAARNVTPLPPPYGAKLKECDRATLLAFLERLTMHCPKATTHVISALDEHEAFCARHPQEAAASREELARTAAVVQLLQKLDEEGRLHCSAHHTNEALSVRLRRLVEQHDAYMDFNETYARALVRQADAERRQYAPDTVAFFDFRTPVPEQVSSVASRRVAPVRVQTNGEDHSGATSSSAAALYSAAELKTNLPALPKMPYLSIWTRKQQELRERQYAAGAIIGGASSSTVGAVVGYLERHPSCLAAPTAATRVAAPTADLFEATPSSTRSRLHTAISASALTCVSASTPPPPIPPRKGLASYVISTCGSTTENTEGSSATARQQQPPKEEHTVTKEKRKPLMLFRGGDHQFIQWESEVLVQED